Part of the Cryptosporangium arvum DSM 44712 genome, GGTCGGACACCGCGTGGTGGGGGCTGGCGCCGTTCGGCCCGGAGCCGACGATCACGAACGACACGGTGGCGTGGCCTTCGCTCAGGATCGCGTCGGCGATGTCGCGGCCCACCGCGGCCTCGGTGCGCCCGGCGAGGAGCCACTCGCCCATCCGCTCGTGCACGCGGTCGATGGCCTGGCCGGCGCGGCGCAGGGCCTCGATCTCGGCCGGTGACTTCCGCACCCGCAGGGGCCGCAGCACGCCGCCGGCCAGCAGCTGCTCGGCGCCGGGGAACGCGGCCCGGAAGGCGAGGACCTGTTCGGCCCACATCCGGTCGGCGAGGCCCAGCCGCCGCGGCCCCCCGAGCAGGTCCCGGATCACCGCGTACGCGTCGGCGCCCTCGGCGAACGCGCGGATCTCCAGGTCGATGCCGCCGGCCGGGGAGGCCTTCGCGGCCGCCTCCTCGAGTGCGGGTACGACGAGCACCGGGTCGCCGTCGGCCGGGAGCACGAGGCAGGTCAGCCGCTCCAGCGCGTGCGCGTCGTAGCCGGTCAGGTACCGCAGATCGGCGCCGGGCGTCAGCAGGAGCGCGTCCAGACCGGCCGCGGCCGTGGCCCGCTGGGCCACGCGGAGCCGGTCGGACGGATAGAGGGCGTCAGACATGCCGTTCACAGTACGACGGGGCCCCGACGAGAACGCGCCGTCAGGACGAAGCGGGCAA contains:
- a CDS encoding M24 family metallopeptidase, with amino-acid sequence MSDALYPSDRLRVAQRATAAAGLDALLLTPGADLRYLTGYDAHALERLTCLVLPADGDPVLVVPALEEAAAKASPAGGIDLEIRAFAEGADAYAVIRDLLGGPRRLGLADRMWAEQVLAFRAAFPGAEQLLAGGVLRPLRVRKSPAEIEALRRAGQAIDRVHERMGEWLLAGRTEAAVGRDIADAILSEGHATVSFVIVGSGPNGASPHHAVSDRVIEDGDPVVVDIGGITVDGYCSDSTRTYVLGAPPEGFATAYAVLQEAQEAGVAAVRPGVTAAEVDAACRDVLTAAGYGDAFIHRTGHGIGLEEHEEPWIIGGNETVLEEGMAFSVEPGFYLAGRYGARIEDIVVCTAEGPDRLNVTPRTLTLL